A single genomic interval of Lathyrus oleraceus cultivar Zhongwan6 chromosome 7, CAAS_Psat_ZW6_1.0, whole genome shotgun sequence harbors:
- the LOC127102203 gene encoding uncharacterized protein LOC127102203 — MPKSHKPWCDENARCAFHANSEGHTIENCKVFKLRVQELIDQRILSFDDVPNVGNNPLPKHDGSGVNAIESSTDDGLIKDVFKLKTLLTVVHARLIEAELMNGVHDNCVVGSSNPDQCGEFKVCLQCLMDQRVIQFTRAKIDEDVAMIVPVFDQERLPKPFVVPYQRNVDLEPVKKIEPMVIYVPAPFSFDSTKEVPWNYEPVVYVGNKPVILKEPDVTNIVGASGVTRSGRVFAPEVIPSKESAPTVEPTKGKEVNPPETGEGSSKKAVTTEEDREFLKIIKKKDISVIQFDNVVANLNASSCLMFTVDDLPPNGREHNMALHISIQCTDVTLARVLVDTGSSLNVLPKTTLAQLNIEGVQMRLSALIVKAFDGSKRTVIGEIDLPILIGPQTFRITFQIMDIRPAYSCLLGRPWIHVAGVVTSTLHQKLKFVNSGKLVSVSREEDIFVSHLTSFRYIEVGEDIVETPLQALEVVNMVQTKLKPVGEPKGVMSSWKSVKAAIEAGCPGS; from the exons ATGCCGAAGTCGCATAAGCCTTGGTGTGATGAGAATGCTAGATGTGCCTTTCATGCTAATTCAGAGGGTCATACAATAGAGAATTGCAAGGTGTTCAAGCTCCGGGTCCAAGAGTTGATAGATCAGAGAATATTGTCTTTTGATGATGTTCCAAATGTGGGGAACAATCCTTTGCCTAAACATGATGGTTCGGGTGTCAATGCTATAGAAAGTTCAACTGATGATGGATTGATAAAGGATGTGTTCAAGTTGAAGACTCTTTTAACAGTGGTCCATGCTAGATTGATAGAAGCAGAATTGATGAATGGAGTACATGATAATTGTGTGGTGGGTTCATCCAACCCTGATCAGTGTGGTGAGTTCAAAGTTTGTCTTCAATGTTTGATGGATCAGCGGGTTATTCAGTTCACTAGAGCAAAGATTGATGAGGATGTTGCTATGATTGTGCCTGTGTTTGATCAAGAGAGGCTTCCTAAGCCTTTTGTGGTCCCTTATCAGAGAAATGTTGACCTAGAGCCAGTGAAGAAGATTGAGCCCATGGTTATCTATGTTCCCGCTCCATTCTCATTTGACAGTACCAAAGAAGTGCCTTGGAACTATGAGCCTGTAGTTTATGTGGGTAACAAACCAGTAATCTTGAAAGAACCAGATGTGACTAACATTGTTGGAGCTAGTGGTGTGACTCGAAGTGGAAGGGTTTTCGCTCCTGAAGTGATCCCAAGCAAAGAAAGTGCACCCACAGTTGAACCAACGAAGGGGAAAGAGGTGAATCCCCCAGAAACAGGAGAAGGCTCATCTAAGAAAGCAGTGACTACTGAAGAGGATAGAGAATTCTTGaagatcatcaagaaga AAGACATCAGTGTTATTCAGTTTGATAATGTGGTTGCTAATCTCAATGCTAGTAGTTGTTTGATGTTCACTGTTGATGATTTACCCCCTAATGGGCGAGAACATAATATGGCACTTCATATCTCCATTCAGTGTACAGATGTTACTTTGGCTCGAGTACTGGTAGATACAGGTTCATCCTTGAACGTGTTACCTAAGACTACCCTAGCACAACTGAATATTGAAGGGGTGCAGATGAGACTCAGTGCTTtgatagtgaaagcttttgatggatctaAGCGAACAGTTATTGGGGAGATTGACCTCCCAATCCTGATTGGCCCTCAAACTTTCCGTATCACCTTCCAGATAATGGATATTAggcctgcctatagctgtctaTTAGGTAGACCTTGGATCCATGTTGCTGGAGTTGTCACCTCGACACtccaccagaagctgaagtttgttaaTTCTGGTAAGCTGGTATCAGTATCCAGAGAGGAAGATATTTTCGTCAGCCATTTGACTTCTTTCAGATACATTGAAGTAGgtgaagacattgttgaaacTCCTCTCCAAGCCCTTGAAGTGGTCAACATGGTCCAGACTAAGCTGAAGCCTGTTGGAGAACCCAAGGGGGTCATGTCCTCATGGAAGAGTGTGAAAGCTGCAATTGAAGCTGGTTGCCCTGGAAGTTAG